The Populus alba chromosome 13, ASM523922v2, whole genome shotgun sequence genome contains the following window.
TACACACTTGAGAAACAAGGGTCTTTGATACGGCGAATACCCTGCCACCCTTTTCGCTTCTCTCTCACACTCGCACAGCTCTCCAGCTCATCGAAAAGCTCTTGCCATATCTGACAGCCGGAAAAAATCAGTCCTCCCCCGGTGGCCACCGCAGCAGCTATCGGCGTTTTCCTAATTAGGTTTGTCTCCCTTTTATTGTCATTTTCACATATCTGGTTAGGGTTTACTGATGTTTCGAAACTAATTTCAAATTCCTTTTTAGGTTAATTCAATCAATTATTCATTCTGTATACTTTTTCGCATCATTCTAATTAgctatcaattaaaataaaaactcttagAATGAAATAACAGTAATGAACTATCATGGATTTTATTAGATGTTGAAAGGAAGAAAGATTTCTGGAAGAGGGGAAACAGTAGCGGCGAACTACGCATTCGGACCGCTCGAAGATGATGtaattataaaacataggcTACTCACCCGCACTACCACTACAAGGGGTGAACCCCCGCTGAAGAAACTTCAGAAGAAGTTTGCTTCGTTTGTTTCCGAGATCGAGAAGGATGAGGATAATTACAATGACTGTGTCAAACTTTCTAAAGCTTTTTTACAGGAGTTGTCTACTTTCGAGATTCCATTACTCAAGAGCAAAGCTGTTATTGATTCTAATGTAAGAGAGAAGGAGAATTTTAATGAGTTGAAGGACGACATAAATAGGCAGATTTTGCAGGCACAGGCTGATATTGAAGATTTAAAGAAGCAGCTTGAGGAGAGCAAAATTGAAAGGCAGCATAAGGAGGAATGTGAGGCCATAAGGAAATTGATTGCCAAGCAGCCTCCAAGGTCACTTATGCAGAAGGTGATAACGGATTTAGAGAAAGAAATTGCTGCTTTGGAGGCAGAAAATACAGCCAGTTCTAGGTTACTGGAACTTCGAAAGAAACAATTCGTTCTCTTGTTGCATGTGGTATGTGGCAATTTCCATAAATTTGTCATTCTTGTTTcttattgattgaaaatttggtGAAAGGTTCATTTATTTTACAtcaattcagtttttttctaCTCCATTTGTTTTCAAGATTCTTTTTTTCCAGCAATGTATTACATCTCAGATTGTGTAATCCAGGCTTCCTATTCATCACAAGTTTGTGCTGTGGTGGATCCCCATTCTTAATTCCTTCCCTTTTCACATAGGAAAACTTATATGAACCTTGGACTTGCCCTGGAAACATGAAATCTTGTTAATTACAGGATTATCAAGCACTGTTTGTTGCAGTTAACCATGAGTGCAATAATGTCATGTCAATAATAAAAGTTGAATTTGTATTGAGAGGAAACAATTCTAGAAAGTGACTCAAGTGCTATGGTTTGAGCTTTGGGTTCTACCTTGTTATGGAAGAGCATGATGCAAATTAACATCGAAGAggaaagaggaggaagaagttATCAATTGAagcttttaaattatataatatgcCTACTGACAACATTTTCCATTATTACTTATGTGTGCGCTTTTACTTTGTTACTTTCAACCTGTTTTGTATGGAGATAGAAAACTTGTATCGGTAGTTTAACCTTGGGTTTTAAGCGCAGTTTCAGGTGCCAATCCATGTCTTTTCAATGCGTTGTTCGTGCATCTGTGTTATCTAATTGATAAATGTTTCTTCGCTTATTTTGGTCAATCAGGCAATGAAGTAATAGAGTGCTTCTAAATTCTGTTGCTGCTTGCTTGATCACTTGCCGCATTAGATTGAATGCACATGTCCAGTGTACTCATTTATTTTCCTCATCTTTTGTTTAACATTTCAACAGGTGGATGAGTTACAGAACACTATAGAGGAAGATGAGAAGAATTTGATTGAGGAGATGAGAGTGGCAACAGAAGAGCAGAAGAATGGAATGGAGGATGCTAGTGGGGTCTCGGAAGCCATGGCTGTCGATTAGGAGTGACATGTTCCATGAGAGAACTCATGTTTAGTGAATGtactattgaaattttttagctGAGCCTCTTCTTCTTATGATTTATTCAACTTGAGCATGTGCACTTTCGAAAGTTTTGCAGTCGAGTTGTAGTCTAAATCTATTTAGTTATGGAAAATGATTTACAAACAATCTTATTAAACTAAGACTCCACGCAAATTTATACAATAGGTAATGATTGGTAAATGAGATGATAACATTATAGGTGTGTGTCCTTTgagaatttttataattgaggatatccaaatttattctttttcaaaCAGGCATGAGCGCAAGGGAAATTTGAAAAGATGGTATGTATAATATGAAAATTTTGTTgagctgttatttttttttagattaacttgAGTGTTTGAATGAGTTTGTGTAcaccttaattaatttcatgagttttaaaatagttatttatgCGATGAGGACAATTATGTGGGTAAATTATGACAAATATTAAGCAATTATGTGGGCAAGTTAGTGATGACGTGATACTAATGATATGAAAAGATATTAGTTATGAAGAGAAAtttctccatcattttttttttgtttttaattttaacaattaagattatttaccttttatatatatcttcatATATTTGGTTAATGTCATAAATTTATATGGAAAAATCACCCTAATAATTCTCATAACATTTTAGCATGGTAATTGatgtataagaatttttttttcttctaatgtgTGGTTTTATATTAATAGACATAAAGCTCGATCTAACTGTTGAATTAGGCTTTGATTTTGCTAAAAGATTTCAGAGAACCTGTTTTATTTAGAGttaaattttaatagaaattaaagtttgaggAGGTTTTCAAATAAGAACAAAAGTTACTACAATTTgctatattttcatatttaatttatatatatatatatatatatatatatatttatctatttgCTTTAAaactctcattatttttttagctttgtttAAGACTTCTATTAGTATACAAGCGGCCTAAAAAAGTAGtaataaggattttttttattagaatatttgtgtggtgaaatatttaataataaaatcttgatttagGATTTGTGACGTGactatattttacaaaatttcatgttgccttttcttcatttttttattgtgttattcTTACTTGCATCAGTTAGTATCAGAGCCTAACAATTCTAGATTATTGCTTGCTATGTGCTGCAATCCCAAACTATTTTGTTTATTGTGTGCTACTAAATAATCATGGTTAGAAGATGccttaaaacataatattttcagATAAGAAAGTATGGGGAAGTTCCCCTCGAGAGAGCAAAGTTCAGGAGTTTGTGATAGAAGAAATGTAGAGacaaattgtaaaattaattcattgacTAGAGATAATAAACATGCAAATCCAAGTTGAAGAATTATCTAGTTGATTAGTGCTTATGATGAAGATAATATCATAGGATAATGAGAAGAGTAATCACATATTCATGTTTAGTTTTGAGAACATGTTTTAGAGATATAAGCAAAGGAGATAGCTTCTTGATtaagataaatataatattgaaattgaaaattttgattattttagttCTTATGTGGATTGAAATTAGCCACCAAGATTTGATTAGAAAGAAGCTCAAGATGTCATTGAGCTTCTTGAGCTTGAGGATTACagaaatcctaaaaattatataagttaAGATTTGCAAGGATTGTCTTATAAAAATGAACAATTCTTTGATACTTCAAAAGATTGTTTTGAAGTATTAGAAAATTCcagctataaaaaaatttatggacTAACTTACTGTTCATTAACAATAATCAAGTATCAAAAGTTGATGTTTAAAGAACTTAAAGGTGGATTTGGTGTTGCCAACTAAGATGTGTTGCTAGAAGAAAACATCCTAGTTGTTGTCAAGAATAATAACGTTACGCTTAATTTTAAGTTAGAGTTTGAGAAGGTTACTACAATAATTGTTGTACATGATCTTTAATATAACtctaaaaatgatatttttgttaaggAGGATGAGCATGTTGTTAGGAGATATGATGTTTCTAATGAAAAGAATGAACATGTAAGAGGTTGGAAATTTTTAATTGGTCAGTCATCAGATCGGGGTAGAAGTAATTTGAACTCAACGATGAGTTCTTTCCAACTTAGGGTGACTAATACAagaaattgttttctaaagtgtAGTTTTATGTTATTAGGCTTAATGTTTGATCTAATTGTAATATCAAACAAAAGTTTAGCTTGGAGATTTTAGAGACCCTGAGTACCATATAGTTAGTATTTTATAGCAATTAGAGGTTAGGAAgactttcaaataatttcaaacaactattttttgaattttgcaatatttttctaattgatgtaatattctttttttatttagtttaaaaccatttttttctagctttatttatgatgtttttttcatagttttttttttttttttttaattcttaggTTTGCCTGTTGGTTTAAgtaaatttttaagtttattttgagAGTTGTTAAACTATAATAAAGTTAGACAGCCTGAacataaaacatttaaataataaaattaaggtttttatattatatttttcaatataattctATGTTAATACTAGGGGtaatcattttcaatttggtttggtttttatcaaaaaaattaatcaaatcaggttttctttttaaaaccaaaaccaaattggaaccggttcaaactgaccggtttcggtttggttattttagaacaaaaaccgattcaaatcattttggcttggtttttttctggtttgactcagttttttcaatttggctcggttttttttttcggtttgactcgatgttttttggtttttttcaatttggattcaattgggtttggtttttttgattttaagcttataaaatcaaaaccaaactgGTTggctttttttaaattctaatcggtttaatcggttttttttggttattttttttttctagttttctcggtttttcaggttttttctcacccctaattatttatatttttatttgtattaagtGGTATTATAGCCACCTAAGAGATCTATGAGActagtttcaattaaaaattacacaCGTCAACAATACTTTGCTTCGCTGTTCTTAAAAACTACTGTATACATTCAACTATTTATACAAGTCAATAATACTTTACATATTGAGTCAGCAAGTGCAAATTCTGTCAATAAATGTGCACTTATAAGTGAAATATTGTCGATTTACAACTTCTCTTAtactgttcatcatcttcttaaACATAGCActagcaaataaaaaacataagcaCTTTGcatcaaaattcaatataaatgaGCCTTTCATATTAAATCACGAAAACCCAGATAAACATCGTCTACTTACATCATTAACATCTTGAGACTTATGATCTCCAACATCGAACACTAATccagatgtttttttaatctcaacGTCTTGCCAAAAAAGGACCTTGGTTCCTCGCTAGCCAAGTCagacataaaattatataaaaaagacaaaactcTTTCTAATCTCTCTCTTTCGAGTATGAAATGTATTGTGGAGATTTGGCATAGAGTTTTTAGAGAGGTGGGTTTCGACTGAAGGGTGTTGAAAACTGGAAAAATTAATATGAGTTTTTCAAAGAGGAGATCTGGTGTGAGATCCTTATGACTTCTAACTACTAAAAAATGTAGTAATTAGCAACGATGGACTACTCCGTTGCAAATAATActaaaatccgttgctaaaacaatttagcaacggaatcaGCAACGGCAAATATCGGATGCAGATTTGTCGTTGCTGATTTTTTAGCAACCGATTTATCCGTTGCTGATTTCGCAACAATGGAAATTCCGTTGCTTACAATTAGCAATGGATAATCCGATGCTAACAACCAGCAGCGGAAAATCTGATGCATATATTAGCAATGAGAAATTCGTTGCTAATTTTGGGAATCAGCAATGGATTGTCCGGTGCTAATTGATACAATCAGCAACGGACAATCCGTTGCtgagtatattatttttattaaattaatttttatttatttattaaaatgaattttaatttgtttaattaattatttatggatattttaaaagttgtagaatatatataaccaacataaattaatattaaaaataattgtatcactaataaaaaatgaaataaaaataatatttatattataaaaatttagtcaAACTTGCATTAATACAATTAAGTcgaaatacaattaaaaaaacaacaacaaaagataCAATCATGGTGCTGGTTGTGAAGACAAACCATGATATTGTGGATCGACACAAGATTGATCAGGATATAGTGGTCGAGGTGTAGGTCAATAAATTGGTTGAGATGTGGGACCCATAGGTGTCATTATCTGGGGAGCCATAGGTGGTGGCATACCTTGGCCAATATTTGATGTTCCACCATGGTATCCAAGATTGTTCACAAGATATTGTTGCATGGAATCCATTTGCTGTttcatttcaagaataaaatcatcttttttccttATCTCCTCTTCTTTATCCTTTATCTCCTTTCTCAATGCCCTATACAATGAACTGGGATATGATGACTCCACCGAGTAGGAATGTGATGAAGAGCTTGTACTAACTATAGATTTCGGCATACGAGGTGCACCATATACCCTACTCTTTGTAACTCCTCCTAAGGCCACACACCAAGCTGCTCCATCAaatgaaggatgattttcctgATTAGTTCCATACTTTGAAATCATctccattttataattttcctacaaataaaatacatgcaacaataaattcatttgaatgttaaataatacttaagttatattaagaaataatcaaataaaaatacatacaacCACTTTTTTAGACTTATTGTCGATGAAGCCACCAGACTGCTTAGTACTGTGATGCAAAGCCGAAAAGACATCATCCCTTGGAGGTTCTTTTCCACCAGCTTCCTCTTGctttcaagattaataaatattataaaagataaatatataaattttaattcattatcttaagcataaaaaaaaaaatccttaccaTGTTAGCTCGATATGATGCAAATGACACTGTTCCTCCAAAATGAGTGCTTGTTTTACCATTTGTTTTGGTTAATCGATTCCTCCTAGCAGATTCAGACCTTCTTTGAAATTCAAGGGTGGACCAAACATGTTTGATCATTTGATTCCAATCATCATTGTTTATCCAAGCAGGACCTTTATCAAGgcaatctataatatttgtaGTGTTTTCTTTTGACATGGTTTTTTTGCGAGCTCGTGTCAATTGTTGATTCAAAGCTATCCCAGCCTTATGTTGTCAAATATTACGAACAATCGACTCATCTTCCTCAGGaaaggaatattttttctaccaaataatatatataccaagTAAAAAGAGTgcacaaaatttcaaattatataaataattatcatattGTGTTATCTTGTTCAGAATTTGCAAGATGATGTAAtaactaaagaaattaaatgatattaaagagTAAACAAGAAATAGGaacaaattataacacaaatcaGTCATAGCTATTCAgttgataattttcataatgCTACATTAAagtgatcaaatttgaaaagaatattATGGCAATTAGTGTTGGCTCTTACCTTAAACTCTTTAAAGAGTTCATCCCTGCACAttgaatctatttttttccaAGAGTGCCATACTCCTTTAAAATTGGACCCAAAATATCTTTGATTGCACGTCCACACGATGCATTAttgaacatgaaaatatataataacaaatttatattaaacaaataattacacaataataagtaatttttttcatacctGAAAATATAACCTTAATAAGTTAGTTTTTACAAGTTTGAACTTACTATGTTGTTCCATACAAACaatgctctttttttcttgtaatttgatCTATTGGTGTGTCAAAACCCTTCCTTTTAACACTTTGATTATAATTGTATAGAGAAGATGTTGACCCGTGATATGATGGAACACCATCTTGATCCTCATCACATACACCTCTCTCATTACTACCGTCTCACTCATCTTCATCTGTAATGTTCAcattatcatcatcaccatcaactcTCCCATAACTCCTATATAAATTATGTCCTCCATAAACAAGTTGCAGAAATGGAATGTCATAACAAATAACTCTAAAATAAGCTTCAACAAACAAAATTCCAGTAGACATTCATTAATAAATCTACTAGTGTACATCTTAGGTAAAGGAATTGTGCATACCATCTTAAACCCATCCAGTTATAACACTTTCTAGTCTTTAAAACAAATCCAAGTTAAACTATGAAAAACAGAAAGCGTATCCAAGTTgaactattaatttttaatatttttttggcacTTGTCTTctcataacaatttttttttctaagatctAACCTGGAAAATTTCAATCTTGAACATgattcattttgaaattttaaaataactaacatttaatttataacaagGAACTAACTTAtggttttcaaaaacataatgactaacttataaaatcataaaaaatgcatagactaaattataattaactctaATTAACAATGGTAGTAGATGCAGAAAATGGTAACAGTTTGTATAAAAATAGTAAATGACATGTAGAAAAATTACATGAACAAAGGAAGCTGGATGCATTAAATGATATTCCATGTAAATGACATGTAGTATAAGAGCACAAGACCTTAAAAGGACAAAGCATTAAGGAGACCATATTAAATAATAGTAAGAACGCAACACACCGCTTTTGTGCCAAGAAGAACCCAAAGGCTGATTAATTATTGAGGAAGATAACTTGATGCCACACTTAAAAACCTAAGCCATCATATTGAACAAAGTCATGTTAGGacccagaaattaaaaaaaaaaaagaagccaaatAACAAAGCAAGCATTAGGTACTGTAACAAAAAGAGTAAATATTACagatttttatccaaaattcaATAGTTGAAGCATACATGTAGATGAATTATATAGCCAATTCCAAACTCCCTATTATATCTAGAATGcctttgagataaaaaaaaataaaataaaaaagtagttAAATTaaggaaatttttaaaaacagagaaagaatatttaaaaaaataaatgaaattaaatagtgAAATTACTATATTTCATGTACTAAAAAATCATGTCCCATTTCTTACATTATTtctctaactttttttaaattctcaatgtgactatcatattaaaatataattattagcattttagattaaaaaaaaatagttagggTTTGGGATCCTGCATCCTTACGGGTGGGTTGCTGGTCTAGCTAGGCAAGGTAAGAATAATGGACATTAATTAGGGGGAaggaaggattaaaaaaaaaaaatagataccgTCTAACATTTTTAGCTGAATTGAATTAAAAGCCTGCCACCTAAGCCATTTGGTGATCAATAACACTTCCAAATCATGCATGCTGACCTCAAGACAGGACAATCAAGTGAAAACAAACAACATATATAGCTAATGTGGGAAATTAACTGATCAACTTGTAAGGAGGAGGCAACCATGAATTCTAACCTCTTTCACTACACAATTCTGCTACTTATAAaaatagcaagaaaaaaaaaagaatgaatgaagatacaaaaataaaacaacaatcttATTAACGAAATACAACATCAACAAGCAAGTttcctcatatatatata
Protein-coding sequences here:
- the LOC118053535 gene encoding THO complex subunit 7A, translating into MLKGRKISGRGETVAANYAFGPLEDDVIIKHRLLTRTTTTRGEPPLKKLQKKFASFVSEIEKDEDNYNDCVKLSKAFLQELSTFEIPLLKSKAVIDSNVREKENFNELKDDINRQILQAQADIEDLKKQLEESKIERQHKEECEAIRKLIAKQPPRSLMQKVITDLEKEIAALEAENTASSRLLELRKKQFVLLLHVVDELQNTIEEDEKNLIEEMRVATEEQKNGMEDASGVSEAMAVD